In Dethiosulfovibrio peptidovorans, the genomic window ATATCCGCGCTCACCGTGCCGGCATCTCTGGCGGGACTCCCCTCTCCTATCGCCATGGTCCATGTGGGGCCGCCGTTATCAGCCAGAGGGCTCAACAGGGGATCTGATGAGATAACATGTATATCTGGAGATGAGATGTCCTCCACCACGGAGTAGGTCACTGCAGGTGTACTCGTACCCCCATTATAAAAATCTCCACTCACGTTATCCCAGAAGATGCAATTGGTCACGATCGGGTCGCTGTTGCGGTTGCACATCCCGCCACCCCAAGTTGCCCCGTTCCCAGAGAAGGTGCAGTTCGTCACTGTGGGGTTACTGCTGTCGTAGTTACGCATCCCACCGCCCTTTTGTACTGCTGTATTCCCCGAAAAGGTACAGTTGACCAGTGCAGGACAGCTGTTGTCGTTGTTGAAGATCCCAGCACCAAACTCTGCCTCGTTCCCCGAGAAGGTACAGTTCGTCACTGTAGGACAACTCTCCCAGTTGCGCATCCCGCCGGCCACATGTGCCTTATTCCCCGAGAAGGTACAGTTCGTCACTGTGGGACTACTTGCGTTATTGCACATCCCGCCTGCCTCATGTGCCTTATTCCCCGAGAAGGTACAATTCCTCACGAGAGGGTTGCTGACAAAGTTGTGCATCCCAGCGCCATTAATGTCAGCAGAGCCTGCACAGATAGTAAACCCGTCCAGAATCGCCGTGTTGTCACAACGATAGGATCTCACCACGCGGAGGCTGTTCGTTCCCACGATATTATCCGCCGACACAGTTACTCCGTTCACCTTATTGGCATCGTTATTGTCGATGTCTCCCGTGAGGACCGTGACGTTAGCTGATACGTCCCGCTCTCCCAGGGTTGTCTCGCCTCCTGCGAACCCCCCGTAGAGCGCCACGTTGTTCGACAACACGAAGGAGTCGGTGTTACTGCTCCCGGGACGGTAGACGCCCGCCTTCACCCAGAACTCCACCTCGCCACTCGCAGGGGTGACGGCTCTCAGAGCATCACGAAACTGAGGTTCGTCCAAAGCTGCAGCCCAGCTCGAACCATCACCGCCAACGCTTGTAGCGTCGACACGCAGGATCGTCGCCGCCCAGGCGCAGCTCGTCAGAAGCGTCATAAAGACGACCAGCGTCCCCGCTGCCGCCCATCTTCGTGCACATCTGTTCTCACACATATGGACCTCTCCTTTCGAGTTCTACCCCAAAATATACAGTTGATACGACATACAACAAGCAATATATTTCAGTATAGCACCAATAATTTAGTATGACATCTTTTCTGTAGTCAAGCATCAAACAAGGAAGGACAGGAGGGGAGACACCGAGTAAGGCGATAAGGAGAGAGAGGCATGATGGAGATCAGGATGGCCATACGGAATAGAAGCACTCATGACCGACCTCCCGTTCTCGACGTTCGTATTGCCGGAACATGGGCCTCTCCGATCTTTCCAATGGAACCGCTAGGATGATGGTCTGTTCCCCGGAGAAAGAGAGCAATAAGATCCGAGGTCTACGTACAGAGTCAACTACGAGATGGGAATGAAAATAATCAAAAGGCACCTGGGCACAAAACGACCCAGGAGCCTCTTTTAAAAAACCTATAGAGAGAACGAACTTAATGACAGGAAGTACACCCCTCACAGCCCGACTCTGCCGGAGCCAGCACGGCCGACGTGACAACCAGATTGACCATCCAGAGGAAGCCCTTGAGGTCGATGCTCACCGTCTTGTCGACAAAATCCATCGCATCTGGCACCCAAACAGTCACATCGCCGTCCTTCAGCTGTTGATAATTGTCCGTGGACGCAGGAGATCCGCTCTTCACGAGAACGGCCTGACGGGCTCCTCAGCCAATACCCAGAGTCCCCTCAAAAACGGTAACTTCAGGACCAATCTCGACGATTCGCTCCTTTGCTCTCTCTGTAATATCGAGCCTTAATTCTTTCATAAAAATCGCACCTCCAGGATCTCTTTTATAGAAGCATACCACATGAGGGTATAACTCACAATCAGTCATTTTGCCTACAGGGGATCTCTAAAAATTCAGAAACTCGCCTCATGTCCTTTCGACGGAGCTCATTCGAGATTCGTATTTTTTTGACCTGCCGTCATGAAGTATCGACTAGGGCGAGGCGGACGTCCTCCCAGGCCGGGAGGACACAGGAGGTGCCCTGCATCATAAAAGCCCATTGTTTATGGATGAAGCGGCAACAAGGCCTCCATGTCGTCAGGGATCGGGGCAAGTACCCTTATCCCCGACACCTCAGAAAGGTTTCCCACCAGCCCATAGGGGAATCGAATTGATCGGGCATGAAGCATGGGACGATGAATTTTCCTCGTCCGATTGACCGGAGCTCCTCCGTATTTTCGATCCCCCAAAACAGGAAAGCCCAGATGCGCCATGTGAACCCGGATCTGATGAGGCCGTCCTGTGAGCAGACTGATCTGACACAGAGCCACCCCACCCCCCACTGCCAAGCAGCGGTAGAGGGTTACCGCTGGCTGGCCGTCGGGATGGACCGAGACGACGTTGGTTCTCTCGTCCTTACGGAGGGGGGCATCGATTCGTCCTTCCCTGGGCGGGGAGCCCTGAACGAGCACCCAGTAGATCTTCTCTACGGTTCTCCGAGCCCAGAGATCGCTTAACTCCCGGAGAGCTCGTCCCGAGAGGGCCAGCACCATGACTCCGGACGTATTCCTGTCGAGACGATGGACAGCCTGAGGAGAAAAATCTCCTCCCTGTACCCAAGCCCGACTCACCACCGAGTCACCGCCCTTCCGATCCGGCTGGCTGAGCAATCCCGCCGGCTTATTCACAACCCAGACCGAAGAGTCTCTATACAAGGTTTCCAGATCTCTCCGAACCCCACGAGACAATCGTTCCTGCGGAGCCTCCCAAGGGACGACGACCTCTTGCCCCTCTCTAATGCGTTGGTCGTATCGTCCTCGTCCGCCGTCCACCCGGATTTGTTTTTTTCGAAAACCTTTCATCATGGCCCCTAAGGGCAGTTCGGGCCACCGAGCCCTGATAACCTTGTCCAGACGTCGGCCATCGTCGTGGGGACCTACGATAAAACGATCCATAACGACTCACTCCTCAGGATCAGGCCGCCACTTCCAGTACCGGCGCTGGGTTGGATAGTGAATATCCGAGATGGCGTCCTCAATCGCCTCGAAACCGCCTCTCAGCTGGGAGACAGCGTCCCCCCAGCAAAAGAGCTTAAAGTCCAGTTCGTCGGCTGCTGAGACAACCAGAGCTTCAGGCGTCCCCGGGAGCACGGGCGAACCGTATTCCTTATGTCCATGATGGCTTAAAATCACATGTCCTAAGGCTGTTCGCAGCACCTCATCAAGCCCAAAGGACTGGGCGAGGCTTTCAAACCGAACGTAGCCCAAGGCCACGTGGTCGATGACCGTTCCCTGAACGGTCATGCCAGGGCCTGGGTTGAGGATATACGAGTCCAGCTTGCCTAAATCGTGAAGAAGTGCTCCAGCGATGACCAGGGAGACATCGGGAGCCCTGAAGCCATGAATAGCCTGAGCCATGGACAAAGCCAGCTCGGTCACCGATATCGAGTGCTCCAGAAGACCGTGAACATACGCATGATGGTGAGCTACCGCAGCGGGCATAACTCTGTATCGGTCCCATATTTCGCCATCCTTGGCAAAGACGAATCGGAGAAAATCCCCTACAGGTCCAGAGCATCGGTTCACTAGTGCGTCAAAGCGAACCTCCAGATCATCGACGGCCACCGGTGCCGTTTGGACGAAGGACTCAGGTCTGTATTCCTCCCTCTTCTGATCGACGAGGAACACCTGGTTAAAGTTATACTGGTTCTTCCCCCGAAACTCACTGACCTGACCGGTGACACCCACTGTCGTCCCCTTGAGGTTCGTCACCAGGGACGAGGATGACGGATCGTCCAGCTGCGACCGGACACCCTCCCGATAGTCCCACCACTGAGAGTTTCCCCAGACCTTGGCGTCCATGGCCCCGCTACGATCCATAAGAGACATGGTCCAGTAGCTTTTGCCGTTTTTGTCCTTCTTCTCCCGTATATCCAGAACGACTCCCACGACGGAGAACTTCTCCCCCACAGGCAGCACCTTGATCTCGTCCACGACCTTCCTGTTCTCGGCCACACGATCCCCTCCCTTAGCCCCGATTCAACGCTTGAGTATAATCCATGGAAAGGAAAAATGCTAATAGACGACTGTTTTTCTATGATACAATCTATACACTAAAGTTTATAAACGAAAGAGGGAGAGCACATGCTCGTCGTGACCGAGGGACATAAAGAGGATTTTGGGCGGGGCATAGTCAGGATGACCCAATGGGACATGGAGCATCTCGGATTTGACGACGGACAGATCGTCGAGATCAAAGGCAGCCGACGCACCCCGGTCCGGCTCCTCCGTTCGATCAAGGATACCGACAGAAACGGATTTCTTGCCATGGATAGTATAACTCGTGGAAACGCCGGGGCCGTCCTGAAGGAGAGAATCTCGATCCACAAGGTGACGGTGGATTTTGCCGTAGAGCTTACAATTCGACCGATAACGTCCATCCACTGTTTGGAGAAGGACCTTGACCCCCGAACTCTCGGCGATAAGCTCTGCGGATTGCCTCTGATCAAGGGTGACCGGGTTCGACTTCCCCTGAGTGGTAGTCGGGACCTGGATTTTCAGATTATCTCCACGACTCCTGGCGGATCGGTGATGGTCTCTCCGGCCACAGAACTCTCGGTGGAAGAGCCAACAGTAAAAGGGCATGCCCAAAGGATCTCGTACAGAGATGTTGGCGGTCTCTCCCGTCAACTCCAGCGGATACGGGAGATGATCGAGCTTCCCCTCCGTTTTCCTCAGGCATTTCTCCGCCTGGGCGTGGAACCCCCCAAGGGCGTATTGCTCTACGGCCCTCCCGGTACGGGAAAGACCGTGATCGCAAAGGCCGTAGCCCATGAGACCGACGCATGGTTCACCCATATCTCCGGGCCGGAGATCATCGGAAAGTATTACGGAGAAAGCGAGCAACGGCTTAGAGACGTTTTTGACGAGGCCAAGGCCCACGCACCGGCTATCATCTTCATCGACGAGATCGACGCTATCGCCCCCAAACGGGAGGAAATGGGCAGCGAGAAGCAGGTTGAACGCCGGGTTGTGGCTCAGCTCTTGGCCCTGATGGACGGGCTCAGAGGCCGAGGTCAGATCGTTGTGATCGCCGCCACCAACCTGCCTAACACCCTGGATCCAGCCCTGAGACGGCCTGGACGGTTTGACCGGGAAATCGCCATCTCTATCCCGGATCGGCAGGGCCGGGAGGAAATTCTCCAGATCCACACCAAGGGGATGCCCCTGGCCCGAGATGTCGACTTGTCCCGGATTGCCGAGGTAACACGTGGATTCGTCGGGGCCGATCTGGAGGCCCTTGCAAAGGAGGCCGCCATGGCGGCACTCCGGGGAATCATGTCGTCGATGGACTTCGAGGACGCTCAGGTACCATCGGATCGTCTCCGAACCATGGAGATTGCCATGAAGGATTTTTCCACAGCTTTCCGAGAGGTGGAACCTTCGGCCATCCGAGAGGTTTTCATCGAGCGTCCGACGGTATCCTGGCAAGACGTAGGTGGTCTGTCCGAGATCATCGCAGAGTTAAAAGAGGCCGTCCAGTGGCCTATGGAACACGGCGATGTCTTTCGTCAATTTCGGGTGACGCCTCCCAAGGGAATCATTCTGCACGGCCATCCCGGATCGGGTAAGACCCTCCTGGTCAAGGCTCTCGCTCAGGAAAGCAGGGCAAACTACATCGCCGTACAGACGCCCTCTCTTATGTCCCGGTACGTCGGTGAGAGTGAGCGAGCCATACGGAACGTCTTTCGAAAAGCCAAACAGGCAGCCCCAATTCTCCTGTGTTTCGATAAAATTGAAACCTTGTTGCCGCTTCGGGAACAGAACTCAGAGGTGGAAGCCCAATTCACGGAGCGAGTGCTTGCTCAGTTTCTCTCCGAGATGAGCGCCTTGAAGGATATGGATGGAATCGTGGTTTTTGGGGCCACAGATCGCATCGACCAGGTAGACCCAGCGCTCCTGAGCTCCGGCCGATTCGAACTGGTACTCGAACTCCCCTTACCAAGCCACGACGGCCGAAAGGCCATCATGGAGATCCATCTGAGGGAGAAACCCCTCTCTGAGGACGTCTCCATGGAAGAGCTGGCAAAGGAGACTGAAGGAGCCTCTGGAGGCGAACTCGCCACCTTGTGCCGCCTCGCCTCATACGAGGCCGTCCGGGAATACATCCGCCGGGGCAAGACCGGCGATCCCCTGGTGGAGCAACGCCATTTTGAAACGATCCTAAAGCGTCACAAAAAAACACACGAGAGCAGAAGCACAACATAAAAAGGCCTACTCGGGCTGTCCCTTCAACTGGGTGATGATGTCCAGACCTCGCTGGATCTGGTGTCCCACCTGTTTGAACCCCGTTCCGCCCAGGGTCTCTCGTCGAAGCACCGCCGCTTGAACGTCGACCAAAGGCAGGAGGTCCTCCGTAGCATCACGGCCCAGAAAGGCCTGAAAATCTCCCAGGGACAGGTCAAAGAGACTCCGCCCCTCTCTGAGGCACCACCCCACCAGGGCACCGACCCTCTGATGGGCCTCTCGAAAGGGAACACCCTTGACCACCAGGTACTCGGCCACATCGGTAGCCAGAACAAAGCCGTCGGAAAAGCTCTCAACCGCCCGATCAGCGTCCACCTGGACGGCACGAATCAGGTCGGGCAACACGTCCAGGACCAGGAGGATGACATCAAAGGCCGAGAACAGACCTCGCTTATCCTCCTGAAGATCCCGATTGTACGTCATGGGCAATCCTTTCAGGGTGACCAGAAAATCCACCAGATGACCGACCATCTGACCGGTCCGCCCCCGGACAAGCTCAAGAACATCGGGGTTTTTCTTCTGGGGCATCATGCTGGACCCCGTGCAGAAACAATCGGGGAGAAGCACCCACCCGAACTCGGCACTGGCGTAGAGGATCAGGTCCTCGGCCAGTCGGCTGCAGTGAACCGAGAACATTGCGGCAAAGGCAAGAACATCGAAAATGTAGTCCCTCTGCCCCACAGCGTCCATGCTGTTCTGAGCCGGCGTCTTAAACCCCAGAGCCTGAGCCGTATAGTCCCGATCAAGGGGCAGGGTGGAGCCAGCCAGAGCCCCACAGCCCAGAGGACACTCGTCAGAGGCCTCCAAGGCGAACTCCAGCCGCCTCGCGTCCCGACTGAAGGCCTCAAAGTGAGCCATCCAGAAATGTCCCATGCTCACCGGCTGGGCCTGCTGAAGATGTGTGTAGCCCGGAACGATGACTTCCTGATGAACCTCAGCGCGATCAACCAGGGCCTCCAGGAGACGGATAAGACCAACCCGCACATGAGCCAGCATGTCCTTCACGTAGAGCCTCATCGTAGTCCCCACCTGGTCGTTCCGGCTCCGTCCGGTGTGGAGACGGGCACCAGCAGCGCCGATTTTCTCGGTCAGCCGATGTTCAATATTCATGTGCACGTCCTCGAGCCCCTCATGCGGGACGAATTCTCCCCGGTCAAGCTCGTCCATGATATCCTGAAAACCCCTTCGTATGGCTGAGAGGTCATCGTCGGAAATGAGGCCCTGTCGATTCAGCATCTCAGCATGGACCAGGCTTCCCCGTATATCCCACGAAGCCAGACGCCAATCGAGATCCAAGGACTGGGAAAAACGCTGAACCTTTCCGTCGGTCTCCTGGGTAAAACGGCCTTTCCACATAGCAGCTTTCTCCTCTCGTCATGAATAAACACCGGAAGGATCCCGGACTCCCCTTAGTGCGCAGATATCATCGGACGGGAGACTTTCAACAGGGAATTTTTATGGACGGTGAGTCGGCGTTTTTTTGAGCGTGGAGCTGCTGCCATGTTTTCAGGGGCAATCCCCAAACCTTGATGAACCCCACAGCCGACGAGTGGTCAAACCCATCGTCCTCCGAATAGGTGGCCAGATCGTGACTGTAAACCGACCAGTCGGACCTGAGCCCCTCCACCGTGGCCAGCCCCTTGAACAGTTTAACCCGAACGACTCCGCTCACGGTTTTCTGGGTCGTCTCGACAAAGGCATCGATAGCCTCTCTGAGGGGGGAGAACCAATAGCCAGTGTACACCAATTCGGAAAAAGTCGTCTCAAGCCATCTCTTGACAGCTAGGAGGTCTTTTGGCAACGTCATGGATTCCAGAGCCCGATGGGCCCTGATCAGGGTCACAGCTGCGGGGCACTCGTAGACCTCCCGGCTTTTAAAGCCAACCAGGCGGTCCTCTATCATGTCAATACGTCCCACTCCGTGAGCTCCGGCCATGGATCGAAGGGCCAGGATCAAGGAGGGCCCGTCCATGGGCACTCCATCAAGGGAGACGGGGATTCCCTTCTCAAAACATATCTCGACGACGGTAGGCTCATCGGGGGCATTCTCCTGAGAGACGGATATCTGGAAGGCCTCTTCAGGACAGGTTGCCCAGGGATCCTCAAGAGCTCCACACTCGATGGCCCGCCCCCACAGGTTTTCGTCGATGCTGTAGGGAGACTGGACCGATGCCCCGACGGGGATGTCATGCTCTTTGGCATACTCGATCTCAGCTTCCCGACTGAAATGCCAGTCTCGAACGGGAGCGATCACGTCCAACTCGGGATTCAGGGCCCCAATCGCCACCTCAAACCGGACCTGATCCTGCCCCTTGCCGGTACACCCGTGAGCCACAGCGACAGCCCCTTCGTTCCGCGCCACCCACGCGAGTTGCTGGGCGATCAGAGGACGGGATAAGGCGGAGCTCAGGGGGTAGGTCCCCTGGTACATACCGTTGGCCTTTAAAGAGGGCCATACGAAGTCCTGAACAAACTGTTTTTTCAGGTCCATGACGTAGGCTGCGACGGCCCCTGTCTGTAAGGCCTTCGCCTTCTTTTCCCTCAGATCAACGGACTGACCCACGTCAGCCGTGAGGGTCACCACATCGTACCCACGCTCCATAAGCCAACACACCGCCACAGACGTGTCCAACCCTCCGCTATATGCCAAAACGACCTTTCCCTTTTTCTCCATAACTGGCCTCCAGACATGAACCTATTTTTTTCTTTTATCAGGTTCATAAACTTTAGTTGCCTAAGTATAGTCCCTTCTCAAATTCTGTCAAGCATGAAGCCAAGCCCTGTCGTTGCCCATTGATACCGTCCACATCGAGTATAACAGTGACAGAGAGGAAACGCCTCATACGGTGATTTCTGAGCCTGAGACTCACCGACAGTCGTCCTTAACTCCCCCATATCACGGTCAAAGAGAGAGTGCGAACTACATGAAAGAACTACTGAACGACGAAATAGCAGCCAAGCATCAGAGCACGTTGTCAGAAGCACCAACCCCAGGGACTGCATCCACCGTCTCCTGGCCCGATCCAAGAGTTCGTCCATACGACCATAGGTTTCATAAGCTGCCCCGACGGAGAGGAAGATTCTATCATTTGTTTACTTTAAAAAAGCAACGATAACCTTTCTCTTCCACAGATAGTCTCCACTAAACACGCCGTCCACAGTTCGATTTATCCTCTGCTCGAAAACATCGTTGACAAAAAGAAAAAATGGAGCAAGATATAATTATTATATGTAAATTTATTATTTTATCGAAGGAGAGCAGTCCCCTATGTCAATACGGAAAAAACTCAGTCTGATAACAGTCATAGTGATCGTAATCATCGTAGTGATGACCAGATGACCACCACAACCCACCTTCGAACAAACGCTATAACGTATTGTCTCCTCCGCGATGCGGGAACCGAGATCGCAGTGAAAACGGGAAAAGAAATAACAATGTACTTCAAAAACATCGCTGATATTACGTCTACGGCGGCAACAGCTTTCTCCTTTGGGCTCCAATCTTGCAATATGAACGAGGATGAGCTGGAAGAGATCGCTGTCGAACTTACCAAGTCAAACACACAAAACGGGTTCGATAGCCTCTATTTTGCGTTTCAGTCAACTGGGCACCTGTCCGTTGGAAACAGATGGCAGGAACCCGATGACTACGACACTCGAAACCACCCTTGGTATAAAAAAGCCGCCCAAAGCGACAGCAAACTCATGTTTTCTGAACCATACATAGACGCTCAATCGGGAGAACTCACCATCACGGCTGCCAAGGCCATTCATAACGAAAAAGGCAACCTTTTAGGCGTAACAGCCGGTTATGTTTTTATTTCAAAGCTCAATGAGATCGTACAAATATTAAAATATTTGGAGAAGATGTGGGTATTTTATTTAAAAAAGATGGAGTAGCCGCATCCTCTGGATAAAAAGAGGGCAAACATGAAGCTTAATCTCTTTACCAGTTCCAGATTTCCCAACAAACTCAAAATGGCTTTGCGAGAGTCCTTTGAAGGCCAAGCCAGATACAATGAGTTCCCAATCGATGGGGCAAAGCAAATGGTGTTTTTTTGTTCCCATTGGCGATGGATATTCTTTGGGTATTATCTTCCCGTTGTCTGTTATCGACAATTTAATTTGAAATCTTACAATATTTCTTCTGATCATCGCCTCAGTAGCTCTCATAATCTGTGGATTTTTAATATGGACCATCACCAGAGGGCTGCCCCGAAACATATCTGAAATGAAGGTTGTCAGCACAATGCTCGGACAAGGAGATCTCACCGTCCGATTTGACGAATCGGGCAAAGATGAGTTATCCCATATCTCCAAGCACCTTAACAACATGATTGCCTCCGTAGCGAACGTGATTCGGAAAATTCGCCACGAGAGCGACACCACCAGTACTCAGGCCGAGGCTTTGAGTACTTTATCGACAGAAACTCTGACATCCATGGAGGATGTCAACAGCTCGATTTCAAAAGTAACAGAGGCAATCGCCAGTGCCTCGGTAACTGTAGAGGAGACCAACGCATCGGTTGAAGAATTTGCCGCCAACGCTCAGAGCACGGCCAAGAATGCGGCAAACGGAGCCGAACAGGCATCGTATGTGTCCTCCATTTCTCAAGAAACAGTAACTGAGGTGGAGAGCACCCTGAAAAAAGTGAGAGAAGCCCAGGACACGGCGACCACCAGTATTCACAACATGCAGAAGCTGGGACAAGCAGTGAACGCAATCTCCTCCTTT contains:
- a CDS encoding RNA pseudouridine synthase; translated protein: MDRFIVGPHDDGRRLDKVIRARWPELPLGAMMKGFRKKQIRVDGGRGRYDQRIREGQEVVVPWEAPQERLSRGVRRDLETLYRDSSVWVVNKPAGLLSQPDRKGGDSVVSRAWVQGGDFSPQAVHRLDRNTSGVMVLALSGRALRELSDLWARRTVEKIYWVLVQGSPPREGRIDAPLRKDERTNVVSVHPDGQPAVTLYRCLAVGGGVALCQISLLTGRPHQIRVHMAHLGFPVLGDRKYGGAPVNRTRKIHRPMLHARSIRFPYGLVGNLSEVSGIRVLAPIPDDMEALLPLHP
- a CDS encoding phosphohydrolase; protein product: MAENRKVVDEIKVLPVGEKFSVVGVVLDIREKKDKNGKSYWTMSLMDRSGAMDAKVWGNSQWWDYREGVRSQLDDPSSSSLVTNLKGTTVGVTGQVSEFRGKNQYNFNQVFLVDQKREEYRPESFVQTAPVAVDDLEVRFDALVNRCSGPVGDFLRFVFAKDGEIWDRYRVMPAAVAHHHAYVHGLLEHSISVTELALSMAQAIHGFRAPDVSLVIAGALLHDLGKLDSYILNPGPGMTVQGTVIDHVALGYVRFESLAQSFGLDEVLRTALGHVILSHHGHKEYGSPVLPGTPEALVVSAADELDFKLFCWGDAVSQLRGGFEAIEDAISDIHYPTQRRYWKWRPDPEE
- a CDS encoding AAA family ATPase, with translation MLVVTEGHKEDFGRGIVRMTQWDMEHLGFDDGQIVEIKGSRRTPVRLLRSIKDTDRNGFLAMDSITRGNAGAVLKERISIHKVTVDFAVELTIRPITSIHCLEKDLDPRTLGDKLCGLPLIKGDRVRLPLSGSRDLDFQIISTTPGGSVMVSPATELSVEEPTVKGHAQRISYRDVGGLSRQLQRIREMIELPLRFPQAFLRLGVEPPKGVLLYGPPGTGKTVIAKAVAHETDAWFTHISGPEIIGKYYGESEQRLRDVFDEAKAHAPAIIFIDEIDAIAPKREEMGSEKQVERRVVAQLLALMDGLRGRGQIVVIAATNLPNTLDPALRRPGRFDREIAISIPDRQGREEILQIHTKGMPLARDVDLSRIAEVTRGFVGADLEALAKEAAMAALRGIMSSMDFEDAQVPSDRLRTMEIAMKDFSTAFREVEPSAIREVFIERPTVSWQDVGGLSEIIAELKEAVQWPMEHGDVFRQFRVTPPKGIILHGHPGSGKTLLVKALAQESRANYIAVQTPSLMSRYVGESERAIRNVFRKAKQAAPILLCFDKIETLLPLREQNSEVEAQFTERVLAQFLSEMSALKDMDGIVVFGATDRIDQVDPALLSSGRFELVLELPLPSHDGRKAIMEIHLREKPLSEDVSMEELAKETEGASGGELATLCRLASYEAVREYIRRGKTGDPLVEQRHFETILKRHKKTHESRSTT
- a CDS encoding argininosuccinate synthase — translated: MEKKGKVVLAYSGGLDTSVAVCWLMERGYDVVTLTADVGQSVDLREKKAKALQTGAVAAYVMDLKKQFVQDFVWPSLKANGMYQGTYPLSSALSRPLIAQQLAWVARNEGAVAVAHGCTGKGQDQVRFEVAIGALNPELDVIAPVRDWHFSREAEIEYAKEHDIPVGASVQSPYSIDENLWGRAIECGALEDPWATCPEEAFQISVSQENAPDEPTVVEICFEKGIPVSLDGVPMDGPSLILALRSMAGAHGVGRIDMIEDRLVGFKSREVYECPAAVTLIRAHRALESMTLPKDLLAVKRWLETTFSELVYTGYWFSPLREAIDAFVETTQKTVSGVVRVKLFKGLATVEGLRSDWSVYSHDLATYSEDDGFDHSSAVGFIKVWGLPLKTWQQLHAQKNADSPSIKIPC
- the argH gene encoding argininosuccinate lyase is translated as MWKGRFTQETDGKVQRFSQSLDLDWRLASWDIRGSLVHAEMLNRQGLISDDDLSAIRRGFQDIMDELDRGEFVPHEGLEDVHMNIEHRLTEKIGAAGARLHTGRSRNDQVGTTMRLYVKDMLAHVRVGLIRLLEALVDRAEVHQEVIVPGYTHLQQAQPVSMGHFWMAHFEAFSRDARRLEFALEASDECPLGCGALAGSTLPLDRDYTAQALGFKTPAQNSMDAVGQRDYIFDVLAFAAMFSVHCSRLAEDLILYASAEFGWVLLPDCFCTGSSMMPQKKNPDVLELVRGRTGQMVGHLVDFLVTLKGLPMTYNRDLQEDKRGLFSAFDVILLVLDVLPDLIRAVQVDADRAVESFSDGFVLATDVAEYLVVKGVPFREAHQRVGALVGWCLREGRSLFDLSLGDFQAFLGRDATEDLLPLVDVQAAVLRRETLGGTGFKQVGHQIQRGLDIITQLKGQPE